Proteins from one Oscillatoria nigro-viridis PCC 7112 genomic window:
- a CDS encoding serine/threonine-protein kinase, protein MSYCVNPGCPHPQNPADSILQCQTCGARLLLRARYRVIEPLGQGGFGATFLAKDISLPGQPSCVVKQLRPSSSSPRVLEMARELFKREAKTLGQLGDHPQVPRLLDYFETEQQFYLVQEYVRGSTLKQEVKHSGRFNESDVKNFLLEILPVVQYIHSQGVIHRDIKPANIIRRVQDGHLVLIDFGAVKDQVSQTILLDPADQSANTKFSVGTFSFAPPEQMALRPIFASDIYALGMTCLYLLTGKSPKDLDFDGVTGEIVWQPHVQLSPNFARILEKMLKPMVGHRFQSAADVLRALSGEFEDPSLVDGLATQFHGSSRAVEEPTIFNDEGSSWSPPRSKINQDLRSNHTRPGRTSFSQSGNTGMQPRVSRTLAESGRTFGTVGPSSDNLAASKLSKVAPKWDTNSVRAAYFKGKRDFADCELSGLQLQKLQLAGSNFYQARLVKANLQAADLSGANLGHARLIQANLRDANLTEAYCSTANFEGADFRGADLTGAYLTKANLRGANLCGANLTNATVSDEQLAMAKTNWLTVKPDGKRSFGF, encoded by the coding sequence ATGAGCTACTGCGTAAATCCGGGCTGTCCCCATCCTCAAAACCCTGCTGACTCTATTCTCCAATGTCAGACCTGCGGTGCGCGGTTATTGCTGCGCGCTCGCTACCGAGTTATTGAACCGTTAGGACAAGGAGGTTTTGGAGCTACATTTCTGGCAAAAGACATCTCATTGCCCGGTCAACCGAGTTGTGTAGTCAAGCAACTGCGACCCAGTAGTTCGTCGCCGCGAGTTTTAGAAATGGCGCGGGAATTATTCAAGCGAGAGGCAAAAACCCTCGGCCAACTGGGCGACCACCCGCAAGTACCGAGGCTGCTAGACTATTTTGAAACGGAACAGCAATTTTACTTAGTTCAAGAGTATGTTAGAGGCTCGACTTTGAAACAAGAAGTCAAGCACTCAGGCCGTTTCAACGAATCGGATGTTAAAAATTTTCTATTAGAAATTCTGCCAGTAGTGCAATATATCCACAGCCAAGGAGTAATTCACCGAGACATCAAACCCGCAAATATTATTCGCCGAGTTCAAGACGGCCACTTAGTTCTGATTGACTTCGGAGCGGTAAAAGATCAAGTCAGCCAAACAATATTATTAGACCCCGCCGACCAAAGCGCCAACACAAAATTTTCAGTCGGCACATTTAGTTTTGCTCCCCCGGAACAAATGGCGCTGCGGCCGATATTTGCCAGCGACATCTACGCCTTGGGGATGACTTGCTTGTACTTGCTGACAGGAAAATCGCCCAAGGATTTAGATTTTGATGGAGTAACCGGCGAAATTGTTTGGCAGCCACACGTTCAGCTGAGTCCAAATTTTGCGCGGATTCTCGAAAAAATGCTGAAGCCGATGGTTGGTCACCGCTTCCAATCAGCAGCAGATGTCCTCAGAGCTCTCTCTGGCGAATTTGAAGACCCAAGTCTTGTCGATGGCTTGGCAACTCAATTCCACGGCTCTTCTCGTGCTGTTGAAGAACCGACAATATTTAATGACGAGGGTTCTTCGTGGTCACCGCCGAGGAGCAAAATTAATCAAGATTTACGATCGAACCACACCCGCCCTGGTAGAACTTCCTTCAGCCAATCTGGGAACACGGGGATGCAGCCCAGAGTTTCCCGTACTCTGGCTGAGTCGGGCAGAACTTTCGGAACGGTTGGACCTTCTAGCGACAATTTAGCAGCGTCAAAGCTATCGAAAGTTGCTCCTAAGTGGGACACCAACAGCGTGCGAGCGGCATACTTTAAAGGCAAGCGCGATTTTGCTGACTGCGAACTGTCTGGCCTGCAACTGCAAAAATTGCAGTTAGCGGGAAGTAATTTTTATCAGGCTAGGTTGGTGAAGGCAAATTTGCAAGCAGCGGATTTGTCGGGGGCGAATTTGGGTCACGCGAGGTTAATTCAGGCGAATTTGCGAGATGCTAATTTGACTGAGGCTTATTGCAGCACTGCCAATTTTGAAGGGGCGGATTTCCGAGGCGCTGATTTGACGGGGGCTTATTTGACTAAGGCGAATTTGCGGGGAGCAAATTTGTGCGGGGCGAATCTTACCAACGCTACAGTTTCTGATGAACAATTGGCAATGGCCAAGACCAATTGGCTTACTGTTAAGCCGGATGGCAAGCGAAGTTTTGGATTTTAA
- a CDS encoding sensor histidine kinase yields the protein MKLLNRRTRTLLYTGILALAYFVTGKLAASMLGLVKAEPSPVWPPAGIALAALLLQGRRMLPGIVLGSVLLNSTGGIPSAVIVTSAFSVTLQALAGEALLTWSGFSTKLDRLRDVLGLVAGAVIGSTFLGSILGNLGTCIFGWAQWSNFSRNWWTTWLGDGMGILIVTPLLLTLNHLVNSFQFPLKLRSFIILNYLFRNRQDACEARDEFSGGTGILPVLDGGVKCEIKPGNISRLKAFFNWVNSKLQLTNYQGLITNYRPRFSGSEKRYNLLFFIFNYSEIALWLTLLLSVSWLFFCSKTQAAIALYPLEYLPFPLIVWAALRFQPAGAIFAYSIVSCIAIWGAVQGGGPFLAKSDNLKQAVLFLQAFTGTIALVALMLAAAVAERQQALVEVRRTAAMLRDREASLANAQRIAQLGNWDLNCPALTATDNCQESAEDRISNIELRWSNELYRLLGFAPGTVKPTPEVFLQAVHPEDRELVARSQRQAMFEHKPYCINYRIVLADGSERTVCEQSAIESGAIAATVQDVTERHRAETALRASSDRDRLLSEIALRIRNSLDLEEILNTTVAEVRQFFKADRAFIGIVEANGVHLPSPVYGKVVAESVDAQCRSLLGWVLADENHLENQKTFYANNRVRAISDTASVQISVPIAQFYSDYQIRATLNVPIVLGDELFGILAVNQCSGPRQWQEFEIDLLEKLATQVAIALQQAQLLQQVKALNANLESQVEERTRQLQQKMHELQESNRLKDLFLHAVSHNLRTPVMGMLILLKNLLNKSPSDSLQDVPVSRSILQRIVQASEHQLTMVNALLDAHASEVKGIVLNTVPLDLPSLASAIIADLEPMLAKNQATLTQDIPADLPQVNADRQHLQRVLENLLTNAIKHNPPGVNITFKAEVIAVETALSYEENSQALRSPNNPLARCIANGISAAGDRPRMGETTQKNQETLAKFNLDGSCKMPRYQGQIGKIGSKLPGVTVKMVRCTVTDNGVGISAKQRESLFELYVQDPNSRQLTGLGLGLYLSKQIIKAHGGFIGVESTPGGGSTFWFSLPVVNSDEPSFSI from the coding sequence ATGAAACTGCTCAACCGCCGCACTCGAACGCTTCTGTACACCGGCATCCTGGCGCTGGCCTACTTTGTTACCGGAAAACTCGCAGCGTCGATGCTGGGACTGGTGAAAGCCGAACCCTCCCCCGTGTGGCCGCCCGCCGGTATTGCTCTAGCGGCACTGCTACTGCAAGGGCGACGGATGTTGCCGGGAATTGTCCTCGGTTCAGTGCTGTTAAACTCTACCGGCGGTATACCGTCGGCTGTCATTGTCACATCGGCTTTTAGCGTCACCCTGCAAGCGCTGGCTGGAGAGGCTTTACTGACTTGGAGCGGATTTTCTACCAAACTCGATCGACTGCGAGATGTTCTGGGTTTGGTAGCGGGCGCTGTCATCGGGTCTACTTTCCTCGGCTCTATCCTCGGCAACTTGGGTACGTGCATTTTTGGTTGGGCTCAGTGGAGCAATTTCTCTCGCAACTGGTGGACTACGTGGCTCGGAGACGGCATGGGAATTTTGATTGTGACGCCCCTGCTGCTGACTTTGAACCACCTCGTTAACAGTTTTCAATTTCCACTCAAACTCAGATCTTTCATTATTCTCAATTACTTGTTTAGGAACAGGCAAGATGCCTGTGAAGCGAGAGATGAATTTTCTGGTGGAACAGGCATCTTGCCTGTTCTCGATGGTGGTGTAAAATGTGAGATTAAACCTGGGAATATTTCAAGATTAAAAGCATTTTTTAACTGGGTAAATTCCAAATTACAATTGACTAATTACCAAGGATTAATTACTAATTATCGACCCAGATTTTCTGGATCTGAAAAACGCTATAATCTTCTATTTTTCATTTTTAATTATTCAGAAATAGCGCTCTGGCTGACTCTATTGCTGAGCGTGAGCTGGCTGTTTTTTTGCTCAAAAACACAAGCGGCGATCGCTCTGTATCCGCTGGAGTATCTGCCTTTTCCTCTGATAGTTTGGGCAGCCCTGCGGTTTCAACCGGCGGGAGCGATTTTTGCTTATTCGATCGTCTCTTGCATCGCGATTTGGGGAGCAGTGCAGGGAGGCGGCCCGTTTTTGGCCAAAAGCGATAATCTCAAACAGGCGGTTTTATTTTTACAAGCTTTTACCGGTACGATCGCCCTTGTGGCTCTGATGTTGGCCGCCGCCGTAGCAGAACGCCAGCAAGCGCTGGTGGAGGTGCGCCGCACGGCCGCCATGCTGCGGGATCGCGAAGCTAGTTTAGCCAACGCTCAGCGCATCGCTCAGTTGGGAAATTGGGATTTAAATTGCCCCGCCCTCACAGCAACTGACAACTGCCAAGAATCTGCAGAAGATCGTATATCCAATATCGAATTGCGGTGGTCGAACGAACTTTACCGCCTCTTGGGTTTTGCTCCGGGAACTGTCAAACCGACACCAGAAGTTTTTTTGCAGGCCGTACATCCAGAAGACCGAGAATTGGTGGCGCGATCGCAGCGCCAAGCTATGTTTGAGCACAAACCCTATTGCATTAACTACCGAATTGTGCTGGCAGACGGCTCGGAACGCACTGTCTGCGAACAGTCGGCAATTGAGTCAGGGGCGATCGCGGCCACAGTCCAAGACGTTACCGAACGCCACCGCGCGGAAACCGCTTTGCGGGCGTCCTCCGATCGCGATCGCTTGCTCTCAGAAATCGCCCTGCGAATTCGCAACTCCCTCGACCTCGAAGAAATTCTGAATACTACTGTTGCCGAAGTCCGGCAATTTTTCAAGGCAGACCGCGCTTTTATCGGTATTGTGGAAGCGAACGGAGTACATCTTCCCAGCCCGGTGTACGGTAAGGTTGTGGCCGAGTCTGTGGATGCCCAATGCCGTTCTCTTTTGGGGTGGGTACTCGCTGACGAGAATCACCTCGAAAACCAGAAAACTTTTTATGCTAACAACCGCGTCCGAGCTATCTCCGATACTGCTAGCGTTCAAATCAGCGTTCCAATTGCCCAATTCTACAGCGACTATCAAATTCGCGCGACTTTAAATGTGCCGATCGTCCTGGGGGATGAATTGTTCGGAATCTTGGCCGTCAACCAGTGTTCGGGGCCCCGCCAGTGGCAGGAATTTGAAATTGATTTGTTGGAAAAACTCGCTACCCAAGTGGCGATCGCCCTACAGCAAGCCCAACTTTTGCAGCAGGTAAAAGCTCTCAATGCCAACTTGGAATCTCAAGTGGAGGAACGCACCCGCCAACTACAGCAAAAAATGCACGAGTTGCAAGAAAGCAACCGCCTCAAAGACCTATTTTTGCACGCAGTTTCTCACAATCTCCGCACTCCTGTTATGGGAATGTTAATACTGCTGAAAAATTTGCTCAACAAATCGCCCTCTGACTCTCTACAAGATGTTCCGGTTTCTCGATCGATTTTGCAGCGCATCGTTCAGGCCAGCGAACACCAGTTGACTATGGTTAATGCCCTGCTCGACGCTCACGCTAGCGAGGTCAAAGGGATTGTTCTCAATACTGTACCGCTGGATTTGCCGTCTTTAGCTTCAGCCATTATTGCCGATTTAGAACCGATGCTGGCCAAAAATCAAGCAACTTTGACTCAGGATATTCCGGCGGATTTGCCACAAGTCAATGCCGATCGCCAACACTTGCAGCGGGTGCTAGAAAATCTGTTGACTAATGCTATTAAGCACAATCCTCCGGGAGTCAATATAACTTTTAAAGCAGAGGTAATTGCAGTTGAAACAGCGCTAAGTTATGAAGAAAATTCACAGGCTTTAAGATCGCCCAATAATCCGCTTGCCCGCTGTATCGCTAACGGGATATCTGCTGCGGGCGATCGTCCTAGGATGGGCGAGACCACCCAGAAAAATCAGGAAACCCTGGCCAAATTCAACCTCGACGGTAGTTGCAAAATGCCCCGCTATCAGGGTCAAATTGGCAAGATCGGCAGCAAATTGCCCGGAGTTACCGTAAAAATGGTTCGCTGTACTGTAACAGATAATGGAGTGGGAATCAGCGCCAAACAGCGGGAATCTCTCTTTGAACTTTACGTTCAAGACCCTAATAGCCGACAATTAACAGGGCTGGGTTTGGGACTGTACCTGTCCAAGCAAATTATCAAAGCTCACGGCGGCTTCATCGGTGTCGAAAGCACTCCCGGCGGTGGTTCGACTTTCTGGTTTTCGCTACCTGTTGTCAACTCGGACGAGCCCTCTTTCTCAATCTAA
- a CDS encoding PAS domain-containing sensor histidine kinase produces MNYLGNAKSVQALTVYEVWRDRFLRDRLRPAVGIAIFFAFTITVYFMGERFFARQDFESVYLYTSAAVELGLLTCFVLQKTSFGQRYPGLLFLGFSWSLTLVVQIGLAVAQAGELPIFTWTLAFLIQATLMPVRWRLHLISQLGVLCCHVGINLVLNLSFAKYTPFKLTGLYLYLFWFCLICDLSVYWYECLQRTEFSTRRELESAYQQLEAAEAKYRSIFENADEGIFQSTPDGRYITANPALARIYGCDSPEEVTAKFTDIERQLYVDPARRNEFLRSIEESGTVSDFESKIYRSDGSIVWISEKARAVRDSSGAVLYYEGLIEDITQRKQAQESLRLFIHALSHDLRNPVAGMLMVLKNWQTKTGDSIAIPRSVLERMIQGSEQQLRLINSLLEVHAGELRGLVLHCDAVDLRAIVEAAATDLEPLMNEGKATFKNLVPDDLPAVNADKTQLLRVLSNLIANALKHNLPGLNLTVSAQVIKAGKLTINQRTAKQDIDKLPITNPQSPITNPQSPIPNPGSRMIYCTVEDDGAGILPEQCENLFDLYVRGDRARHSVGLGLGLYLCRQIIGAHGGQIGVISTPGAGASFWFTLPLAENFR; encoded by the coding sequence ATGAACTATTTGGGCAATGCAAAATCAGTTCAGGCGTTAACGGTTTACGAGGTGTGGCGCGATCGCTTCCTCCGAGATCGGCTGCGCCCTGCTGTCGGAATTGCCATCTTTTTTGCCTTCACAATAACTGTCTATTTTATGGGCGAAAGATTCTTCGCTCGCCAGGATTTTGAAAGTGTTTATTTGTACACGAGCGCTGCTGTAGAATTGGGTTTGTTGACCTGTTTTGTGTTGCAAAAAACCTCCTTCGGACAGCGCTATCCCGGTTTGCTATTTTTGGGTTTTTCGTGGTCGCTGACGCTGGTTGTACAGATTGGGCTAGCTGTCGCACAAGCCGGGGAATTACCAATTTTTACCTGGACTTTAGCATTTCTGATCCAAGCTACGCTGATGCCGGTTCGCTGGCGCCTCCACCTGATTTCTCAACTCGGCGTTTTGTGTTGCCACGTCGGGATAAATTTGGTTTTAAATCTAAGTTTTGCTAAGTATACTCCTTTTAAGTTGACCGGGTTGTACTTATATTTGTTTTGGTTTTGTTTGATATGTGACTTGTCCGTTTATTGGTACGAATGTCTGCAACGGACAGAGTTTAGTACGAGGCGTGAGTTGGAATCTGCTTACCAGCAGTTGGAGGCGGCGGAGGCGAAGTACCGCAGCATCTTTGAGAATGCCGACGAGGGGATTTTTCAAAGCACTCCCGATGGGCGTTATATTACTGCAAATCCAGCTTTGGCGCGGATTTACGGCTGCGATTCCCCGGAAGAAGTGACGGCAAAGTTTACTGATATTGAGCGGCAGTTGTACGTCGATCCGGCTCGCAGAAATGAGTTTTTGCGATCGATCGAGGAAAGTGGCACAGTATCGGATTTTGAATCTAAAATTTACCGCTCAGACGGCAGTATTGTCTGGATTTCTGAGAAGGCGCGGGCGGTACGGGACAGCAGCGGCGCCGTGCTTTATTATGAGGGTTTAATTGAGGATATCACGCAGCGCAAACAGGCACAAGAATCGCTGCGGCTGTTTATCCACGCTCTTTCTCACGACTTGCGAAACCCGGTAGCGGGAATGTTAATGGTGCTGAAAAATTGGCAGACGAAAACCGGGGATTCGATCGCAATTCCCCGTTCTGTTTTGGAGCGGATGATTCAAGGTAGCGAGCAGCAATTGCGCTTGATAAATTCGCTGTTGGAAGTTCACGCCGGGGAATTGCGCGGTTTGGTTTTGCACTGCGATGCCGTTGATTTGAGGGCGATAGTTGAAGCTGCTGCGACCGATTTGGAGCCTTTAATGAATGAGGGTAAAGCTACTTTTAAAAATTTGGTTCCCGATGATTTGCCAGCCGTGAATGCTGACAAAACTCAGTTGTTGCGCGTCCTCTCTAATTTAATTGCTAATGCTTTGAAACACAATCTACCCGGACTGAATTTAACAGTCTCGGCTCAAGTAATCAAGGCTGGGAAATTAACTATCAATCAAAGAACAGCAAAACAAGACATTGACAAATTACCGATTACCAATCCACAATCCCCCATTACCAATCCCCAATCCCCAATCCCCAATCCCGGAAGTAGGATGATTTACTGTACGGTGGAAGATGACGGGGCGGGAATATTGCCGGAACAGTGCGAAAATCTTTTTGACCTTTATGTTAGGGGCGATCGAGCCCGACACTCCGTCGGTTTGGGTTTGGGTCTATATCTTTGTCGGCAAATTATTGGTGCTCACGGCGGCCAAATTGGGGTAATTAGCACTCCCGGTGCTGGGGCAAGTTTTTGGTTTACTTTGCCGCTGGCTGAGAATTTCCGTTAA
- a CDS encoding WbuC family cupin fold metalloprotein — protein sequence MQPPPIKLLTQELLDEVAASSRRSPRQRQNYNFHDLSEKVQRFVNVLQPGTYVRPHQHLRPPAVNGFEFFVVIQGEVGIVILNENGQILRSLRVSATGPTRAVELPEGTIHTLVALTQDTVILEFKEGPYDVAADKDFLASFPVEGTAAARELVLIWEAEFNT from the coding sequence GTGCAGCCCCCTCCGATCAAATTGCTGACGCAAGAATTGCTAGACGAAGTTGCCGCTTCCTCCCGCCGCAGTCCCCGCCAGCGACAAAACTACAATTTCCACGATTTATCTGAAAAAGTGCAGCGGTTTGTCAACGTGCTGCAACCGGGCACTTACGTCCGCCCTCACCAACACCTGCGCCCGCCTGCCGTTAACGGTTTTGAGTTTTTTGTGGTGATTCAAGGAGAAGTCGGTATTGTTATTTTGAACGAAAACGGTCAAATCCTGCGCTCCTTGCGAGTCAGCGCGACCGGCCCGACTCGCGCTGTCGAACTGCCAGAGGGCACTATTCACACGTTAGTAGCTTTGACACAGGATACTGTGATTTTGGAGTTTAAGGAAGGGCCTTACGACGTGGCGGCTGATAAAGACTTTTTGGCAAGTTTTCCTGTTGAGGGAACTGCGGCGGCGCGAGAATTGGTTCTGATTTGGGAAGCGGAATTTAACACTTGA